In Trichocoleus sp., the following are encoded in one genomic region:
- a CDS encoding DUF4112 domain-containing protein: MDTQTRLATLARIRKWSRLMDTAFRIPGTPFRVGWDPIIGLIPGAGDLVDTIVSAYLLFLAARFKLPAGVMGWMVFNIGLEATLGMVPLIGDLFDAFFKSNIRNLALLEKHLQDSEPGLIEMESSPELHPQPEPTTVA, from the coding sequence ATGGACACTCAAACTCGTCTTGCTACGCTTGCTCGCATCCGGAAATGGAGCCGTTTAATGGATACTGCCTTTCGGATTCCCGGAACGCCCTTTCGCGTGGGTTGGGACCCGATTATTGGCTTAATTCCTGGCGCAGGGGATTTGGTTGACACGATCGTTTCCGCCTATTTGCTTTTTCTGGCGGCTCGGTTTAAGCTCCCGGCGGGAGTCATGGGCTGGATGGTGTTCAACATTGGGCTAGAAGCGACACTTGGCATGGTTCCCCTCATTGGGGATTTGTTTGATGCTTTTTTCAAGTCCAATATTCGGAATTTAGCGCTGCTAGAAAAGCATTTGCAAGACAGTGAGCCAGGGTTGATTGAGATGGAATCTTCACCAGAACTGCATCCTCAGCCTGAACCAACCACTGTTGCGTAA
- the xylB gene encoding xylulokinase translates to MADVVIGLDLGTGGVRAIVVDLQGELIAQTTKSYPLLTPQPGWTEQNPADWVEASFKALLEVAQQLNGNRVIALGLSGQMHGMVALNAAGAVIRPAILWNDQRTGKAVDAIEAAISRETLIQRTGNPAITGFQLPKLVWLRMEEPEAYAQVQQILLPKDYLGYVLTGVAATEPSDASGTGCLNLASRQWDEAVLQAIDIRPTLFPPVIESTAIIGRLKPDLATQIGLPAGLPVIAGAGDNAAAAIGLGISANNLDRGSLSIGTSGVIFAPCDRPISDPVGRVHTFCHADGGYHLLGVTLAAGGALRWHRDTVAPGIAFTDLMAFAASSQPGARGVLFLPHLAGERSPYLDPDTRGAWVNLSLAHTQADLTRAVLEGVAFSLRQALDVIHGMTPVQQLLATGGGARSSLWLKILADILAMELIAPKAEEGAAYGAAILAMVGVGAYPTLEAAFQILPQGSNIVQPETNPAYEAAFERYQLLYEALKPVR, encoded by the coding sequence TTGGCTGACGTTGTCATTGGCTTAGATTTAGGGACAGGAGGCGTGCGAGCGATCGTCGTTGATCTACAGGGGGAATTAATTGCCCAGACGACGAAGAGCTATCCTTTGTTAACTCCGCAACCGGGTTGGACAGAACAAAACCCAGCGGATTGGGTTGAAGCCAGTTTCAAAGCGCTCTTGGAGGTAGCGCAGCAACTAAATGGCAACCGGGTGATTGCGCTGGGCTTGTCTGGGCAGATGCATGGCATGGTGGCGCTGAATGCAGCCGGAGCTGTGATCCGACCTGCAATTTTATGGAACGATCAGCGAACAGGCAAAGCGGTTGATGCGATCGAAGCTGCAATTTCTCGGGAAACATTAATCCAGCGAACTGGTAATCCGGCAATTACTGGCTTTCAACTACCAAAATTAGTTTGGCTACGCATGGAAGAACCCGAAGCTTATGCTCAGGTGCAACAGATTTTGCTGCCAAAGGATTATTTGGGTTATGTACTAACTGGAGTAGCGGCGACAGAACCATCGGACGCATCAGGGACAGGCTGTTTGAATTTGGCAAGCCGACAGTGGGATGAGGCAGTTCTCCAGGCGATCGATATTCGTCCAACTCTGTTTCCCCCGGTGATCGAATCGACTGCAATCATCGGACGCTTAAAGCCAGACCTGGCGACTCAAATTGGATTACCCGCTGGATTACCCGTGATTGCGGGAGCCGGAGACAATGCAGCAGCGGCGATCGGGCTGGGGATTTCAGCCAATAACCTCGATCGGGGCAGCTTGAGTATTGGCACATCTGGCGTGATCTTTGCTCCCTGCGATCGTCCCATTTCTGACCCTGTCGGACGAGTGCATACATTCTGTCACGCAGATGGCGGCTATCACTTGTTGGGCGTTACGTTAGCGGCGGGTGGGGCATTGCGCTGGCATCGCGATACGGTTGCTCCAGGCATTGCTTTCACTGACCTGATGGCATTCGCAGCAAGTTCACAGCCGGGTGCGCGTGGCGTTCTGTTTTTACCTCATCTTGCCGGAGAGCGCAGCCCTTATCTTGATCCAGATACACGCGGAGCCTGGGTTAACCTGTCACTGGCACATACTCAGGCAGACTTGACTCGCGCTGTTCTAGAAGGTGTTGCCTTTAGCCTGCGGCAAGCATTAGACGTAATTCACGGAATGACTCCGGTGCAGCAACTATTAGCAACCGGTGGAGGAGCGCGATCGAGTCTCTGGCTAAAAATATTGGCAGATATTTTGGCAATGGAATTGATTGCTCCTAAAGCGGAAGAAGGGGCTGCCTATGGAGCCGCAATTCTGGCAATGGTGGGAGTGGGTGCCTATCCAACTTTAGAAGCTGCATTCCAGATTCTGCCGCAGGGCAGCAATATTGTTCAACCTGAGACGAATCCAGCTTATGAAGCTGCGTTTGAGCGATATCAACTTTTATATGAAGCCCTCAAACCAGTTCGTTAA